In the Wyeomyia smithii strain HCP4-BCI-WySm-NY-G18 chromosome 2, ASM2978416v1, whole genome shotgun sequence genome, one interval contains:
- the LOC129724874 gene encoding B-cell lymphoma 6 protein-like isoform X2, whose product MPRLRKIQRAAVERELKKRKTRGAFCPPAEQKFVPRLDSVLPDEIKPSKLYDKDAALQLYEVEIKQEIDDIQPDPDPLFASCDVKFEDKLDHRFSHSKEIKTECEEQIDPECEHQIEAECKQLIVPECVLQIDPERCKFCLRTLNENVQMQFKPSVRQTQVQRKIEFVLSIRLTTEPLCCVSCWQMIDLFFDFKTSCQKAFFKPDELLRVGMKPQLTITKDSSRKSVENRKQPSYTIVYAPQINATKSSVAATSDVKTEELALPASKVGIPKEFADTLLCPHCPAICDDEKHLQIHISSHGDLRPKKKRKKGIPTGRRLPSKKKNHGDQREYMCTICGATLKSTNSFGNHMAYHAAPTLQCQKCDKKFHTKPLLKKHQSVHSDERNFPCKVCSKRLKSAEALRVHNRIHTNEKPYVCHICDQRFTYNSLLKLHLEKGHEQPGSKTGRIMAVRESSP is encoded by the exons ttttacctGATGAAATAAAACCCAGTAAGTTATATGACAAGGATGCAGCAT TACAACTATACGAAGTTGAAATCAAACAGGAAATCGACGACATACAGCCAGATCCAGATCCATTGTTTGCCTCGTGCGATGTTAAATTTGAAGATAAACTAGATCACCGTTTTTCACATAGTAAAGAGATTAAAACGGAATGCGAGGAGCAGATAGATCCGGAATGCGAACATCAGATCGAAGCAGAATGCAAGCAGCTAATAGTACCGGAATGCGTGCTGCAGATCGACCCAGAGCGATGCAAGTTTTGTTTAAGAACACTCAACGAAAACGTCCAAATGCAATTCAAACCTAGCGTTCGACAGACTCAGGTTCAAAGAAAGATAGAATTTGTTTTATCTATCAGATTGACTACCGAGCCGTTATGTTGTGTGAGCTGTTGGCAGATGATAGATTTGTTTTTCGATTTCAAAACATCTTGCCAGAAAGCATTTTTCAAACCAGATGAACTTCTACGGGTTGGTATGAAGCCGCAGCTTACTATAACAAAGGATTCGAGCAGAAAATCAGTAGAAAACCGGAAACAACCCTCCTATACTATAGTTTACGCACCGCAAATAAATGCCACGAAGTCTAGCGTTGCAGCTACAAGTGATGTCAAAACAGAAGAGCTGGCTCTACCTGCCTCTAAAGTAGGAATCCCGAAAGAATTTGCTGACACATTGCTATGCCCGCACTGTCCTGCTATATGTGACGATGAAAAACATTTGCAAATTCATATTAGCAGCCATGGCG ACTTACGGCCGAAAAAGAAGCGTAAAAAAGGGATTCCAACTGGAAGACGTCTCCCTAGCAAGAAAAAGAACCACGGCGATCAGCGCGAGTATATGTGCACTATATGTGGCGCCACCTTGAAATCTACCAACTCATTTGGCAACCATATGGCCTATCATGCAGCACCAACGCTGCAATGCCAGAAATGTGACAAAAAATTTCATACCAA ACCTCTCTTAAAAAAGCATCAGAGCGTACACTCGGATGAACGGAATTTTCCGTGCAAAGTATGCTCCAAAAGGCTGAAGTCGGCGGAAGCCCTTCGGGTACACAATCGAATTCATACCAACGAAAAGCCGTACGTGTGTCATATTTGCGATCAGCGATTCACCTACAATAGCCTGCTAAAGTTGCATCTTGAAAAGGGTCACGAACAGCCGGGAAGTAAAACAGGACGAATAATGGCTGTTCGCGAATCGTCCCCTTGA
- the LOC129724871 gene encoding uncharacterized protein LOC129724871, whose amino-acid sequence MSQGTYVSKYAGEFCKLVVEGDLGKIKSKFKDLVLDYQTPEDLNTPLHLSIIAQQNRNEIIQFLIESGADCDLRNSMNLTASELAINLNFLDVTKHMLAVEFRNLSDYRCFYRLIRRGSVPLLQLFLELKNFDVHQQIHFLSSVWHELYVKSVQISKNMENFLEYQLLNYSYAYHHPPSQKPDRLKFDKEHENRIDLIVEYTRFLSGQYATDNLNEFDDKFLLAIKIIYDNLFFIKDKHEFAHLPMVETERCLAIFLAIFKKSPDYEIYKLIINKKQLLLFLTAVCDELDKIKKDLLDKENRSQQKWTNDLFLHLINCIRDATPAKSTKAINALWKKKCPLKKKHIYYVKSRLKANPELNAIQARLINNLSKAELEVVRAEMKTKEFLNLTRTVSRKNYVVFKCLRKTSDHLAQLYAIKKILRYLDGISRVQLPQYQVSSVLAIKRTLQVLADTSNSTKYSPSIQRKLDYVINKILPLNLDIELKDYYTPNVTLYKLCSDRLENRLMPFAEVQCSLKSVRRYFSHIFDLKILEAYKCYLGNVYQLKDRLQVKSYNQYVGEANRLYFENHTLDDLYFELEDCIRAVEELQETFNQQHDDKISDLLRCIHQPLAHRYESLLREGNELLATISCNFNTSLLLGNANQDMAKVKRIVLSFLNEDYPKYDISSDSQLVGVNFVLQEMLHLFTNYLYQYQMDERVSKNFITMIHVLNVERFFAIEHFLPPRGKEYDSLIHQNYTNEILKKFNLPNLSSIEFAVLHEQLAINYYDNCFNLDKKYAVLTMFMKTTNRQINDAIIKRNKRMDREEFQTYLEAKLKLIGQFLPCSDFNEVTQFINEAAPHVEFALEFCLLEICEILTDLNVFQDNSYVLKLQSSIISGKNLREYLMHDPLVYDMLTLTHSTKVKVFLNGLIFKSNDFKLYQPTNNLKVNVSDLATINENLVNSYKMKWSWVEQQERLFKSVENIDLKLLQALTPDYADIRGMRLGALQDEAPIAEYEIIDYTIKNNLKAMIDYLADDVQAISFEKQQFFQYLLVRSFGSLFVDAHVSLTGPHDRQATILYMALYFRAYEIFLDNVKKFELSVNLSKIAKYINHEFIDKIAKQMKDIGWNCQDENGATVLDQCVQKGDTQAVRKLIKLSVDVNQCNGDGSTALHRACSLGLTDIVRLLIKQNVQVNVVNEQSYLPLTYAIQYHENDLIPVLMSDEINVTSEKLSLLRRAIKYGNLEALKFLLDIQQIGLGVRLDQEDNTLIHLCAIHNKAEILAYVINNHFKYLQDSLNRQNRCSKTPLHIAISNDRYRIAELLLQQRASVTVRDQCGLNAIEWAIERNSVKMLKLLMKYNFNQQKNAIPQSPLTVAIEKKNIRMLKLLNKIGYSLNTEPLCLIKAVYAQSVELVKYLVESNKMCLHYKDPYDSSALHVAIAIGCNEIAAFLIESGSEINAVTKFGETPLHIAAKHCNIIAARMLILKYAAIDERNSSGLTPLMQAMYSRNLDIMKLLIGAGANIELLKIHLAEIEQMSKIPTIHMFADNYGLLEFMILQLQYDPNARDGRNQQTLLHKACYGNNLQIVQFLVDWCRLQTEQQDSNSRTPLAIANEYKNFDVAEFLRGKKRKKSQITPQRYFDPTGII is encoded by the coding sequence ATGTCGCAAGGAACGTACGTCAGCAAGTATGCCGGCGAATTTTGCAAGCTCGTCGTCGAGGGTGACCTCGGGAAGATCAAATCTAAGTTCAAAGATCTCGTGCTCGACTATCAAACGCCGGAAGATCTCAACACGCCCCTGCATCTGTCGATCATTGCCCAGCAGAATCGTAACGAGATCATCCAGTTTCTGATCGAATCCGGGGCGGACTGCGATTTGCGCAACTCGATGAACCTGACCGCATCCGAGCTGGCGATAAATCTCAACTTCCTCGACGTAACGAAGCACATGCTGGCGGTTGAGTTCCGTAATCTCTCCGATTATCGCTGCTTCTATCGGTTGATCCGTCGCGGATCGGTTCCGCTGTTGCAGCTGTTCCTTGAGCTGAAGAACTTCGACGTGCATCAGCAGATCCACTTTTTGTCCAGCGTGTGGCACGAGTTGTACGTGAAGAGTGTCCAGATATCGAAGAACATGGAAAACTTTCTCGAGTACCAACTGCTCAATTACAGCTACGCATATCACCATCCACCGAGTCAGAAGCCAGACCGGCTCAAGTTCGACAAGGAGCACGAGAATCGAATCGACCTGATCGTCGAATATACGCGCTTCCTGAGCGGTCAGTACGCCACCGACAATCTGAACGAGTTCGACGACAAATTTCTACTGGCGATCAAGATCATCTACGACAATCTGTTCTTCATCAAGGACAAGCACGAGTTTGCCCATCTGCCGATGGTGGAAACGGAGCGATGTCTAGCGATTTTTCTCGCCATCTTCAAGAAGAGTCCCGACTACGAAATCTACAAGCTGATCATCAACAAGAAACAGCTGCTGCTGTTCCTAACTGCCGTTTGCGACGAGTtggacaaaatcaaaaaagatcTGCTCGACAAGGAGAACCGCAGCCAGCAAAAGTGGACGAACGACCTGTTCCTACACCTGATCAACTGCATTCGCGATGCGACACCAGCGAAATCGACGAAAGCCATTAACGCGCTGTGGAAGAAAAAATGTCCCCTCAAAAAGAAACACATCTACTACGTGAAGTCACGACTCAAAGCCAATCCGGAGCTGAACGCAATCCAAGCCCGGTTGATCAACAATCTGTCCAAAGCGGAGCTGGAAGTCGTACGTGCGGAGATGAAGACGAAAGAGTTCCTCAATCTGACGCGCACTGTGTCGCGAAAGAATTACGTAGTCTTCAAGTGTCTACGGAAAACCTCCGATCATTTGGCGCAGCTGTACGCGATCAAAAAGATCCTACGGTATTTGGATGGGATTTCCCGGGTGCAGCTTCCCCAGTATCAAGTCTCCAGTGTGTTGGCGATCAAGCGAACGCTGCAGGTTCTAGCGGACACCAGCAACAGTACAAAATACAGCCCAAGTATTCAACGAAAGTTGGATTACGTGATCAACAAGATCTTGCCTCTTAATCTGGACATCGAATTAAAGGATTACTACACGCCCAACGTCACACTATACAAACTGTGCTCGGATAGGCTGGAGAACCGGTTGATGCCATTCGCTGAAGTGCAATGTAGCCTAAAGTCGGTACGACGCTACTTTTCCCACATTTTCGACCTTAAAATCCTGGAAGCGTACAAGTGTTATTTGGGAAATGTGTACCAATTGAAGGATCGTCTCCAGGTGAAGTCCTACAATCAGTATGTGGGAGAAGCAAATCGGTTGTACTTTGAGAACCACACCCTGGACGATCTGTATTTCGAGCTTGAAGACTGTATACGAGCAGTGGAAGAACTGCAGGAAACCTTCAATCAGCAGCACGATGATAAAATCAGTGATCTGTTGAGGTGTATTCATCAACCGCTAGCCCACCGCTATGAATCGCTGCTTCGGGAAGGTAATGAACTGCTGGCCACAATCAGTTGCAATTTTAACACCAGTCTGCTGCTGGGAAACGCCAACCAGGACATGGCTAAGGTGAAGCGAATCGTACTATCGTTCCTAAACGAAGACTACCCGAAGTATGACATCAGCAGCGACAGCCAGCTGGTCGGTGTGAACTTTGTCCTGCAGGAGATGCTGCACCTGTTCACCAACTATCTCTATCAGTATCAAATGGATGAACGGGTTTCGAAAAACTTCATCACCATGATACACGTGCTGAACGTGGAGCGCTTCTTCGCCATCGAACACTTTCTGCCTCCGAGAGGGAAAGAGTATGACAGCCTAATCCACCAGAACTATACGAACGAGATTCTGAAAAAGTTCAACCTCCCCAATCTGAGCTCGATCGAGTTTGCCGTCCTGCACGAGCAGCTGGCCATCAATTACTACGATAACTGCTTCAATCTGGACAAGAAGTACGCGGTGTTGACGATGTTTATGAAGACGACGAATCGCCAAATTAACGATGCCATAATAAAGCGCAACAAGCGAATGGATCGCGAGGAGTTTCAGACCTATCTGGAAGCCAAGTTGAAGCTGATCGGGCAGTTTCTGCCGTGTAGCGATTTCAATGAGGTTACCCAGTTTATCAACGAAGCGGCTCCGCATGTCGAGTTTGCGCTGGAATTCTGTCTACTGGAGATCTGTGAGATCCTGACCGATCTGAACGTGTTTCAGGATAACTCATACGTACTAAAGCTGCAGTCGTCGATCATAAGTGGGAAGAATCTGCGTGAGTATCTGATGCATGATCCGCTGGTCTATGACATGCTAACTTTGACTCACAGCACCAAGGTGAAGGTTTTTCTGAATGGGTTGATCTTCAAAAGCAATGATTTCAAGTTGTACCAGCCAACGAATAACCTAAAGGTGAACGTTAGTGATCTTGCTACTATCAATGAGAATCTCGTGAACAGCTACAAAATGAAGTGGAGCTGGGTAGAGCAGCAGGAGCGCTTGTTCAAGTCAGTGGAAAACATCGATCTGAAGCTGCTGCAAGCGTTGACTCCGGATTACGCGGACATCCGCGGGATGCGGCTGGGTGCACTGCAGGATGAGGCACCGATCGCGGAGTACGAAATTATTGACTATACTATTAAAAATAATCTGAAGGCAATGATCGACTACCTGGCGGATGATGTTCAGGCGATATCTTTTGAGAAGCAGCAGTTTTTCCAGTATTTGTTGGTGCGAAGTTTCGGCTCGCTGTTTGTTGACGCGCACGTGAGTTTGACGGGACCGCATGATCGGCAAGCGACGATCCTGTACATGGCGTTGTATTTTCGAGCCTATGAGATCTTCTTGGATAATGTGAAAAAGTTTGAGTTGAGCGTCAATCTTTCCAAGATTGCCAAGTACATCAATCACGAGTTTATTGACAAGATTGCCAAGCAGATGAAGGATATCGGTTGGAACTGTCAGGACGAAAACGGAGCGACGGTGCTGGACCAGTGTGTTCAGAAGGGTGATACCCAGGCGGTGCGGAAGTTGATAAAGCTCAGCGTGGATGTGAATCAGTGCAATGGCGATGGAAGTACGGCTCTGCATAGGGCCTGCAGTTTGGGGCTGACTGATATCGTGCGGCTTCTGATCAAGCAGAATGTACAGGTTAACGTGGTTAACGAGCAGAGCTATCTACCGTTGACGTATGCGATACAGTACCACGAGAATGACCTCATACCGGTGCTGATGAGCGACGAGATAAACGTGACTTCGGAGAAGCTTAGCCTTCTGCGGAGAGCGATAAAGTACGGTAATCTGGAAGCGTTGAAGTTTTTGCTGGATATTCAGCAAATTGGCTTGGGTGTACGGTTAGACCAGGAAGACAACACGCTCATCCATCTGTGTGCCATCCACAACAAAGCGGAGATTTTGGCGTATGTGATAAACAACCACTTCAAGTACTTGCAGGACAGCCTGAACCGACAGAATCGCTGCTCGAAGACACCTCTGCACATAGCTATCAGTAACGATCGGTATCGAATCGCTGAGCTGCTGTTACAGCAGAGGGCCTCGGTAACGGTACGTGATCAGTGCGGTCTAAATGCGATCGAGTGGGCCATCGAACGAAACAGCGTAAAGATGCTTAAATTGCTGATGAAATACAACTTCAACCAGCAGAAGAACGCGATACCCCAGTCGCCATTGACGGTTGCGATCGAGAAGAAGAACATCCGAATGCTCAAGCTGCTGAACAAGATCGGTTACAGTCTGAACACGGAGCCGCTGTGTTTGATCAAGGCTGTGTACGCACAGTCCGTAGAGTTGGTGAAGTATCTGGTGGAAAGCAATAAGATGTGCTTGCACTATAAAGATCCGTACGACAGTTCGGCGCTGCATGTCGCCATTGCGATCGGGTGCAATGAAATCGCCGCTTTTCTTATAGAAAGTGGATCGGAAATCAACGCCGTCACCAAGTTCGGCGAAACGCCGCTTCATATAGCGGCGAAACACTGCAACATTATCGCTGCCCGGATGTTGATCCTGAAGTACGCAGCCATCGACGAGAGGAATTCCTCCGGATTGACGCCCCTGATGCAGGCTATGTACTCGCGAAACCTGGATATTATGAAGCTGCTCATTGGAGCCGGGGCAAACATCGAACTGCTCAAGATCCACCTGGCAGAAATTGAGCAAATGTCGAAGATACCGACGATTCACATGTTTGCCGACAACTACGGTCTGCTGGAGTTTATGATATTGCAGCTGCAGTACGATCCGAACGCACGGGATGGACGCAATCAGCAGACTTTACTGCACAAGGCATGCTACGGCAACAATCTGCAGATCGTGCAGTTTCTGGTGGACTGGTGTAGACTGCAGACGGAACAGCAGGACAGCAATAGCCGGACGCCACTGGCGATTGCCAACGAGTACAAGAACTTTGATGTGGCGGAATTTTTGCGcggaaagaaaagaaagaaatCGCAGATTACGCCCCAGCGCTATTTCGATCCGACTGGGATCATATGA
- the LOC129724873 gene encoding mannose-1-phosphate guanyltransferase alpha-A, translating to MLKAIILIGGPEKGTRFRPLSLDTPKPLFPVAGKPIIQHHVEACVRIKELKEILILGFYPSSQLQQFVSNMQNLYDVNIRYLQEFTSLGTAGGMYHFRDQIRSGNPSAFFVLNGDVCADFPLQELYNFHLSKGEKALVSIMGTEATRQQAVHYGCLVLGKDQEVTHYVEKPRSYVSTLINCGVYVCSLEVFGRMGTVFHSKQLDYNSLNNGTGKDVGHIQLEQEILTPLAGTGVMFALPVTNWWSQIKTAGSAIYANRHFLALYKNTHPERLANAGFKTSEQGSGSLVCNIIPDVHIHPTASVHPTATLGPNVSIGPGVVIGPGVRIRESIILENAVIKDHTLVLHSIVGRSSQIGLWARVEGTPSDPDPNKPFAKMENPPLFNSDGRLNPSITILGYAVNVPSEMVVLNSIVLPHKELNRSFKNEIIL from the exons ATGTTGAAGGCGATAATTTTGATCGGAGGCCCCGAGAAAG GTACCCGATTCCGACCGCTTTCGTTGGACACTCCGAAACCTTTGTTCCCCGTGGCTGGCAAACCAATAATTCAGCACCATGTGGAGGCATGCGTTCGAATTAAGGAACTTAAGGAAATTCTCATTCTTGGCTTCTACCCGAGCTCACAGCTGCAACAGTTTGTCAGTAATATGCAAAATCTGTACGACGTAAACATTCGCTACCTGCAGGAGTTTACTTCACTGGGGACAGCCGGTGGAATGTACCACTTCCGGGACCAAATTCGATCCGGCAATCCTTCGGCGTTCTTTGTGCTAAACGGAGATGTGTGCGCTGATTTTCCCTTGCAAGAGCTGTACAATTTTCATCTCAGTAAAGGCGAGAAAGCTTTG GTTTCAATCATGGGTACGGAAGCAACTCGCCAGCAAGCGGTTCACTATGGATGCCTGGTTCTGGGCAAGGACCAGGAAGTCACACATTACGTCGAAAAGCCGCGCTCCTATGTTTCAACTCTCATTAATTGTGGCGTTTATGTTTGTTCTCTGGAAGTGTTCGGTCGTATGGGTACTGTATTCCATTCGAAACAACTAGATTACAATAGTCTAAACAATGGTACTGGGAAAGACGTCGGTCATATACAACTGGAACAGGAGATTCTTACACCGCTGGCAGGAACGGGTGTGATGTTCGCTCTTCCGGTGACCAATTGGTGGTCACAGATCAAGACTGCCGGATCGGCGATTTATGCTAACAGACACTTTTTAGCTCTTTATAAAAACACCCACCCGGAACGGTTGGCGAACGCCGGATTTAAAACATCGGAGCAAGGCTCGGGAAGCTTAGTATGCAACATCATTCCGGATGTCCACATACATCCCACCGCTTCGGTGCATCCTACGGCAACG CTCGGTCCGAATGTATCAATCGGTCCAGGGGTTGTCATCGGACCAGGTGTTCGCATCCGGGAGTCTATAATTCTGGAAAATGCTGTCATCAAAGATCACACCTTGGTTCTGCACAGCATAG TGGGACGAAGTTCGCAAATTGGGCTATGGGCTCGCGTCGAAGGCACCCCGAGCGATCCGGATCCGAACAAGCCGTTTGCCAAAATGGAAAATCCACCACTGTTCAACAGCGATGGGCGATTGAATCCATCGATCACCATTCTTGGTTACGCGGTTAACGTTCCATCGGAGATGGTAGTTCTGAACTCGATCGTCCTACCGCACAAAGAGTTGAATCGCAGTTTCAAGAACGAGATTATTCTGTAG
- the LOC129724874 gene encoding B-cell lymphoma 6 protein-like isoform X1: MVLVTVPLSGTLLYPQLEKKKKKGKYQGPSKARRSALERHKRRFENISRMKQSFLPDEIKPSKLYDKDAALQLYEVEIKQEIDDIQPDPDPLFASCDVKFEDKLDHRFSHSKEIKTECEEQIDPECEHQIEAECKQLIVPECVLQIDPERCKFCLRTLNENVQMQFKPSVRQTQVQRKIEFVLSIRLTTEPLCCVSCWQMIDLFFDFKTSCQKAFFKPDELLRVGMKPQLTITKDSSRKSVENRKQPSYTIVYAPQINATKSSVAATSDVKTEELALPASKVGIPKEFADTLLCPHCPAICDDEKHLQIHISSHGDLRPKKKRKKGIPTGRRLPSKKKNHGDQREYMCTICGATLKSTNSFGNHMAYHAAPTLQCQKCDKKFHTKPLLKKHQSVHSDERNFPCKVCSKRLKSAEALRVHNRIHTNEKPYVCHICDQRFTYNSLLKLHLEKGHEQPGSKTGRIMAVRESSP, encoded by the exons ATGGTCCTGGTTACCGTTCCATTGAGTGGTACATTATTGTATCCACAATtagagaagaagaagaagaaaggaAAATACCAAGGACCTAGCAAAGCCAGGCGTTCTGCGCTCGAGAGGCACAAGAGGCGATTTGAGAATATCAGCAGAATGAAACAGTCGT ttttacctGATGAAATAAAACCCAGTAAGTTATATGACAAGGATGCAGCAT TACAACTATACGAAGTTGAAATCAAACAGGAAATCGACGACATACAGCCAGATCCAGATCCATTGTTTGCCTCGTGCGATGTTAAATTTGAAGATAAACTAGATCACCGTTTTTCACATAGTAAAGAGATTAAAACGGAATGCGAGGAGCAGATAGATCCGGAATGCGAACATCAGATCGAAGCAGAATGCAAGCAGCTAATAGTACCGGAATGCGTGCTGCAGATCGACCCAGAGCGATGCAAGTTTTGTTTAAGAACACTCAACGAAAACGTCCAAATGCAATTCAAACCTAGCGTTCGACAGACTCAGGTTCAAAGAAAGATAGAATTTGTTTTATCTATCAGATTGACTACCGAGCCGTTATGTTGTGTGAGCTGTTGGCAGATGATAGATTTGTTTTTCGATTTCAAAACATCTTGCCAGAAAGCATTTTTCAAACCAGATGAACTTCTACGGGTTGGTATGAAGCCGCAGCTTACTATAACAAAGGATTCGAGCAGAAAATCAGTAGAAAACCGGAAACAACCCTCCTATACTATAGTTTACGCACCGCAAATAAATGCCACGAAGTCTAGCGTTGCAGCTACAAGTGATGTCAAAACAGAAGAGCTGGCTCTACCTGCCTCTAAAGTAGGAATCCCGAAAGAATTTGCTGACACATTGCTATGCCCGCACTGTCCTGCTATATGTGACGATGAAAAACATTTGCAAATTCATATTAGCAGCCATGGCG ACTTACGGCCGAAAAAGAAGCGTAAAAAAGGGATTCCAACTGGAAGACGTCTCCCTAGCAAGAAAAAGAACCACGGCGATCAGCGCGAGTATATGTGCACTATATGTGGCGCCACCTTGAAATCTACCAACTCATTTGGCAACCATATGGCCTATCATGCAGCACCAACGCTGCAATGCCAGAAATGTGACAAAAAATTTCATACCAA ACCTCTCTTAAAAAAGCATCAGAGCGTACACTCGGATGAACGGAATTTTCCGTGCAAAGTATGCTCCAAAAGGCTGAAGTCGGCGGAAGCCCTTCGGGTACACAATCGAATTCATACCAACGAAAAGCCGTACGTGTGTCATATTTGCGATCAGCGATTCACCTACAATAGCCTGCTAAAGTTGCATCTTGAAAAGGGTCACGAACAGCCGGGAAGTAAAACAGGACGAATAATGGCTGTTCGCGAATCGTCCCCTTGA